From a single Candidatus Cloacimonadota bacterium genomic region:
- a CDS encoding S8 family serine peptidase, whose product MKQNLIIAIFLVFIGTMLYSVELPFIEEYYQPRSIIVAIAQEAVGNRFGDINFTREDGIIRTHIESLNLLAMEYRFVDLHQLHEKVTYLDWNDKGVYLQNIYRIVLEENDNIETALSALNRDNNIIFAEYESINRYLYTPNDPEYSLQWHHPVVMTPEAWDHVQGSSEVIVAITDSGTKWNHPDLADNIWINEAELPGITIDWVNGMIYGGDGIDNDGNGFIDDVIGWDFVENNNNPYQNYPGNGHGTHVAGCAGAVGDNNIGLTGTAMNVSLLICKGAPSNAPSSGIQYAYQQVQYAAQSGAHIINCSWIGQGQGNYANSVVNYATSLGSLVVAGAGNNGIQHTPTNAWFPSDCTNSLSVAATGQNDIMANFSDYGEPIDLTAPGVNIRSTYLNNTYQSSSGTSMSSPVAAGIAALVKSLHPDISPLDLKARLMTTTDYIDDINDPGFAGLIGTGRINAFKATMYDKIPYISIYQHTLQEHSGDGDGVPNPGEEINLIFALYNELYWLTATGVTATLSTEAPGVEILIDTVNFPNISGGSVVLNTTNPFRFTTEATLSNLTIPFTLTITANQGNPFPYEASFYYEVKLSLQQANWPFALSGTSNSSALLLDLDGDVRREIIFGDSQGNLWALKHNKTPLPGFPVNLGSNISAAVAAADLNNNGTTEIIANSQSGLINCVTPTGDILFQYNAGGQLRSNPMLVDVNNNGNLEIVALTFSNPRLIILNHDGTDFPGFPVTISAAVLSSPASADLNGDGHKEIIFNTSGGSLHAISTVTGTDIDGWPKSIGSAS is encoded by the coding sequence ATGAAACAAAATCTTATAATAGCAATCTTCCTAGTCTTTATAGGAACGATGCTCTATTCTGTTGAGTTACCCTTTATAGAGGAGTATTATCAACCACGTTCAATCATAGTCGCCATTGCTCAGGAAGCCGTTGGCAATCGTTTTGGAGATATAAACTTTACCCGTGAAGATGGAATAATCAGAACCCATATAGAGAGTTTAAACCTTCTGGCAATGGAATACCGATTTGTTGATCTTCATCAGTTGCACGAGAAAGTTACCTATCTTGATTGGAACGATAAAGGGGTATATCTGCAAAATATCTATCGGATAGTTCTGGAAGAAAATGACAACATAGAGACTGCTCTATCTGCTTTGAACAGAGACAATAATATTATATTCGCAGAATATGAATCAATAAACCGATATCTCTATACACCAAATGACCCCGAATATAGTCTGCAATGGCATCATCCTGTTGTCATGACCCCGGAAGCCTGGGATCATGTTCAAGGAAGCAGTGAAGTGATCGTTGCTATAACTGACTCAGGAACAAAATGGAATCATCCCGATCTGGCAGATAACATCTGGATCAATGAGGCAGAATTACCAGGGATCACTATTGACTGGGTAAATGGAATGATCTATGGTGGAGACGGGATTGATAATGATGGTAATGGTTTTATTGATGACGTTATCGGTTGGGATTTTGTGGAAAATAATAACAACCCCTACCAAAACTATCCTGGGAACGGGCATGGAACTCATGTTGCCGGGTGTGCAGGTGCTGTAGGTGACAATAATATCGGTTTAACAGGTACTGCCATGAATGTCTCCTTATTGATCTGTAAAGGTGCACCTTCAAATGCACCGAGTAGTGGTATTCAATATGCTTACCAGCAGGTACAGTATGCAGCACAATCCGGAGCTCATATCATCAACTGCAGTTGGATAGGACAGGGGCAAGGTAATTATGCTAACTCAGTCGTTAACTATGCTACCAGCTTAGGTTCATTAGTTGTAGCCGGAGCAGGTAATAATGGTATTCAACATACACCCACTAATGCCTGGTTTCCTTCTGATTGTACTAATTCCTTATCCGTAGCAGCTACGGGACAAAATGATATCATGGCAAATTTTTCCGATTATGGTGAACCAATTGATCTGACAGCACCGGGTGTCAATATCCGTTCTACCTATCTGAATAATACATATCAATCTTCTAGTGGTACTTCTATGTCTTCACCGGTTGCTGCTGGCATAGCGGCTTTAGTAAAAAGCTTACATCCCGACATCTCACCTTTGGACTTAAAAGCTCGTTTAATGACTACTACTGATTATATTGATGATATAAATGATCCGGGATTTGCCGGACTCATCGGTACTGGTCGAATCAATGCCTTTAAAGCAACTATGTATGACAAAATTCCTTATATATCGATTTATCAACATACATTACAGGAACATAGCGGCGACGGAGATGGTGTGCCCAATCCGGGAGAAGAGATAAATCTTATTTTTGCTCTTTACAACGAATTATACTGGTTAACAGCTACTGGTGTAACTGCAACCTTATCTACTGAAGCACCCGGTGTCGAGATCTTGATCGATACGGTCAATTTTCCGAATATAAGCGGTGGCTCAGTTGTTCTGAACACTACCAATCCTTTTCGCTTCACAACAGAGGCAACCTTATCCAATTTAACAATACCTTTCACACTTACGATCACTGCTAATCAGGGTAATCCATTCCCTTATGAAGCATCTTTTTATTATGAGGTAAAGCTCTCGCTACAGCAAGCCAATTGGCCATTTGCTCTATCCGGAACTTCCAACTCTTCGGCTCTGCTGCTCGATCTGGATGGTGATGTAAGAAGAGAGATCATTTTTGGTGATTCGCAAGGAAACCTATGGGCTTTGAAACACAACAAGACACCTCTCCCGGGCTTCCCTGTCAATTTGGGTTCTAATATCAGTGCAGCAGTTGCCGCTGCCGATCTGAATAACAACGGCACTACAGAGATCATTGCCAACAGTCAATCAGGGTTGATCAACTGTGTAACACCGACTGGCGATATCCTCTTTCAATATAATGCAGGTGGTCAACTACGATCTAATCCGATGTTGGTTGATGTCAATAATAACGGCAACCTGGAGATCGTTGCCTTGACGTTTAGCAATCCCCGTCTGATCATACTCAATCATGACGGCACAGATTT
- a CDS encoding amidohydrolase: protein MLERMIELRHYLHSNPDLPGEEEATAAFINDILGKTEPDELWTGVGGKGIVALYRGAKSGKVIGIRADMDGLPIVENTNLPYKSKKQGVSHSCGHDGHMAIILGIAEHLAQNRNELTGTIVLIFQPEEELGTGAAKMLADKRMQDLKFDTVLALHNLPGFKNNALIVRKGAFTSNTTGMIIRLWGATSHAGHPEDGNSPVMAMTAIINSLNTIPQMYIPVQNSALITIIHARLGDRAFGTTPGYAHIMATMRAYEAEDLETMKSRAVFITEGIAESYDLRCEIEWVEDYPAMINDDKLTDELIAIGKRLDLPIIERAHPFSWSEDFSRFAERSPGLLIGLGSGKDLPQLHNSNYDFPDDLLETGYNIFVEFIYRLNR from the coding sequence ATGCTGGAAAGAATGATCGAATTGCGGCATTACCTACATAGCAATCCGGATCTACCCGGAGAAGAAGAGGCAACAGCTGCTTTTATAAATGATATCCTGGGTAAAACAGAACCAGATGAATTATGGACAGGTGTAGGTGGCAAAGGAATTGTCGCTCTTTACAGAGGAGCTAAATCTGGTAAAGTTATTGGTATTAGGGCTGATATGGATGGTTTGCCAATAGTGGAAAATACTAATCTCCCTTATAAGAGCAAAAAACAGGGAGTATCCCATAGTTGTGGGCATGACGGGCATATGGCTATAATATTGGGAATTGCTGAGCACCTTGCTCAAAACAGAAATGAATTAACCGGAACAATTGTTCTGATCTTTCAACCGGAAGAAGAACTGGGAACAGGAGCAGCAAAAATGCTTGCAGATAAGAGAATGCAGGATTTAAAATTTGATACTGTATTAGCATTACATAATCTGCCAGGTTTTAAGAATAATGCTCTAATTGTTCGAAAGGGAGCATTTACATCCAATACTACAGGTATGATCATCCGCCTTTGGGGAGCTACTTCCCATGCCGGTCATCCCGAAGACGGAAATAGTCCGGTAATGGCAATGACAGCAATTATCAATAGTCTTAATACAATACCTCAAATGTATATTCCTGTGCAGAACTCTGCTCTGATAACTATTATCCATGCTAGATTGGGAGATAGAGCTTTCGGTACAACCCCGGGATATGCTCATATTATGGCTACAATGCGTGCTTATGAAGCAGAAGATTTAGAGACTATGAAGAGTAGAGCAGTTTTCATAACTGAAGGTATAGCAGAATCTTATGATCTAAGATGTGAGATTGAATGGGTAGAAGATTACCCGGCGATGATCAATGACGATAAGTTAACTGATGAACTAATAGCAATCGGCAAAAGACTAGATTTACCGATCATTGAAAGAGCGCATCCCTTTTCTTGGTCTGAAGATTTTTCCCGCTTTGCAGAAAGATCTCCGGGTTTATTGATAGGATTGGGAAGCGGAAAAGATTTACCGCAATTGCACAACAGTAACTATGATTTTCCTGATGATTTATTAGAGACCGGATATAACATCTTTGTAGAATTCATTTATAGATTGAATAGGTGA
- the alr gene encoding alanine racemase, translated as MEQTSYIELNSSALQKNLAYLKKMIGPETKFVSVIKGNAYGHGISAFLPLAEQFGIDYFAVFDAYEASIALKAKQQQTELMIMGMIDNDQLEWAIENNISFYVFEKDRLIAAINSAKKIKKPARIHLELETGMYRTGFEEAELDQVIALIKGNKKHLFIEGLCTHYAGAESIANHVRVENQYQEFLRLRNKLTKKGIKARYEHTACSAATLTYPHTKMNLVRIGIAHYGYWPSQETRMHNLFSDRGKYSRDPLRKVLQWKTKVMSTKVVEAGKFISYGHTFMAAKKTTIAAIPIGYYHGYRRSLSNIGHVLIRGKKAPIIGLVNMNMFVVDVSAIPGVSKGDEVVIIGDQGAHRITVSSFCELTNLVNYELLCRLPVNIPRLVIS; from the coding sequence ATGGAACAGACATCATATATAGAACTCAACAGTAGTGCCCTACAAAAGAATCTTGCTTATCTAAAAAAAATGATAGGTCCCGAAACAAAGTTTGTCTCAGTTATTAAAGGTAATGCCTACGGACATGGCATCTCAGCATTTCTTCCCTTAGCAGAACAGTTCGGAATTGATTACTTTGCTGTCTTTGATGCCTATGAGGCCTCAATTGCTCTTAAAGCCAAACAACAGCAGACAGAACTAATGATAATGGGTATGATAGATAATGATCAACTGGAATGGGCGATAGAGAATAACATCTCTTTCTATGTCTTTGAAAAAGATAGGTTAATAGCTGCTATTAATAGTGCCAAAAAGATCAAGAAACCGGCTCGTATCCATCTGGAACTGGAAACCGGAATGTATAGGACCGGTTTTGAAGAAGCAGAGTTAGATCAGGTCATTGCTTTGATTAAAGGGAATAAAAAACACTTATTCATCGAGGGATTATGCACTCATTATGCAGGAGCGGAGAGTATTGCTAATCATGTTAGAGTAGAGAATCAATATCAGGAATTTCTCCGATTGCGTAACAAACTCACCAAAAAAGGCATAAAAGCTCGTTATGAGCACACTGCTTGTTCTGCTGCTACTCTGACTTATCCGCACACTAAAATGAATTTGGTGAGAATTGGCATAGCTCATTACGGATACTGGCCAAGTCAGGAAACGAGAATGCATAATCTCTTTTCTGACCGGGGTAAATATTCTCGAGATCCATTAAGAAAGGTATTACAATGGAAAACAAAGGTTATGAGTACAAAGGTAGTCGAAGCAGGAAAATTTATCAGCTATGGTCATACATTTATGGCAGCAAAGAAAACAACCATTGCTGCTATTCCGATAGGTTATTATCATGGTTATAGAAGAAGTTTGAGCAACATAGGACATGTTTTGATCAGGGGAAAGAAGGCACCTATAATTGGTTTGGTCAATATGAACATGTTTGTGGTTGATGTCAGTGCTATACCGGGTGTTTCTAAGGGTGATGAAGTTGTGATTATCGGTGATCAGGGGGCACACAGAATAACCGTGTCATCATTCTGCGAATTAACCAATCTGGTCAATTATGAGCTACTCTGCCGACTTCCAGTAAATATACCAAGATTAGTCATATCTTAG
- a CDS encoding EamA family transporter, which translates to MIFILLSILCSVIIANLLLIFSHGKKVDILLIFLGNYFLASIFSFIQMAPGTFSIGMFEIIFGFFTGFCFLYNFYVYQKNISINGMSMSVGIMRVAVIIPTFMSILFFADTINNFNLLGIMVIVAAFWSVTEKNSIRQIIWLIVLFLISGITDSTLKIYAELGKTNQAPFVLILFASAFICTLFWIWKTKRIFYWQYFLYGMVLGIPNQLSTRFFLKGLETVPAPLAYPLTASSIVLLSILCDLIFWRKRFTHKQRLALFLLIIGIILINLR; encoded by the coding sequence ATGATATTCATTCTGCTGAGCATTTTATGCTCAGTAATTATTGCTAATTTGTTGCTTATATTTTCCCATGGGAAAAAGGTTGATATTCTATTGATCTTCTTGGGAAATTACTTTTTAGCGTCGATATTCAGCTTTATTCAAATGGCACCGGGTACTTTCTCTATCGGTATGTTCGAGATTATTTTCGGTTTCTTCACTGGCTTCTGTTTTCTATATAATTTCTATGTATATCAGAAAAATATCTCAATCAATGGCATGTCGATGAGTGTAGGTATAATGAGGGTTGCAGTTATTATACCAACTTTCATGTCGATCTTATTCTTCGCTGATACTATAAATAATTTTAACTTATTGGGAATAATGGTAATTGTTGCTGCTTTTTGGTCTGTTACTGAGAAAAACAGCATCAGACAGATCATCTGGCTGATTGTCCTCTTCTTAATCTCAGGAATAACGGATTCGACCCTGAAGATATACGCAGAACTGGGAAAAACTAACCAAGCACCTTTTGTATTGATCCTGTTCGCCTCAGCATTTATCTGCACACTTTTCTGGATTTGGAAGACAAAAAGAATTTTTTACTGGCAATATTTTCTCTACGGAATGGTACTCGGTATTCCTAATCAACTCTCCACACGCTTCTTTCTTAAAGGTCTGGAAACTGTTCCTGCTCCTTTAGCTTATCCACTAACTGCATCAAGCATAGTTCTTTTAAGTATCCTTTGCGATCTTATCTTCTGGCGAAAAAGATTTACTCATAAGCAAAGACTGGCTCTATTCCTTCTTATCATCGGCATAATATTGATCAATCTAAGATAG